From Polaribacter butkevichii, a single genomic window includes:
- a CDS encoding PorV/PorQ family protein, producing the protein MKHKILFFILLTPLLLSAQAFRSYSNEFLTIGVDAAGLGMSKSVVATTNDVNSIYWNPAGLVGIEDYQGSLMHASYFAGIANYNHASFAMPIDRESAVGVSVIRFGVDDILNTTELIDNDGNIDYNRIQLFSSVDYAFNFAYARNLIFKDVKFGVNAKIVRRVIGDFASSWGFGFDAGIQFERNSWKFGLMARDITTTFNSWAINENEFDKIKDAIPGQNQDLPETTEITKPKLQLGVAKNWRVGTLFNLLAEANANMRFAKTNDIFSSDVVSIDPAMGFQLDYDELVYLRAGVGNFQYITEFDNSKSLSMQPNFGLGFKYNGIKIDYALTNIGSVGNALYSNIFSITIDYSFFRP; encoded by the coding sequence TTGAAACACAAAATATTATTTTTTATACTACTTACTCCACTCCTTTTAAGTGCACAAGCATTTAGAAGTTACTCTAATGAGTTTTTAACCATTGGTGTTGATGCAGCAGGTCTGGGAATGAGTAAAAGTGTTGTTGCCACAACAAATGATGTAAATTCTATATACTGGAATCCTGCGGGATTAGTTGGTATAGAAGATTATCAAGGATCATTAATGCATGCGTCTTACTTTGCAGGAATAGCCAATTATAACCATGCAAGTTTTGCAATGCCCATAGACCGAGAAAGTGCCGTTGGTGTTTCTGTAATTCGTTTTGGTGTAGATGATATTTTAAATACTACCGAATTAATTGATAATGATGGGAATATCGATTATAATAGAATTCAACTTTTTTCTTCGGTAGATTACGCTTTTAACTTTGCCTATGCTAGAAATTTAATATTTAAGGATGTTAAATTTGGTGTAAATGCAAAAATTGTAAGAAGGGTTATTGGAGATTTTGCTTCTTCTTGGGGATTTGGTTTTGATGCGGGTATTCAGTTTGAACGTAATTCTTGGAAATTTGGATTGATGGCAAGAGATATTACCACAACCTTTAATAGTTGGGCAATAAATGAAAATGAATTTGATAAAATTAAAGATGCCATTCCTGGACAAAATCAAGATTTACCAGAAACCACAGAAATTACAAAACCAAAATTACAATTAGGTGTTGCAAAAAACTGGAGAGTAGGCACTTTATTTAACCTATTAGCAGAGGCAAATGCAAATATGCGATTTGCAAAAACAAATGATATTTTTTCTTCGGATGTTGTTAGTATAGATCCTGCAATGGGTTTTCAGTTAGATTATGATGAGTTAGTGTATTTAAGAGCCGGAGTTGGTAATTTTCAATACATAACAGAATTCGACAACTCTAAATCTCTTTCTATGCAACCCAACTTTGGCCTTGGTTTTAAGTATAATGGTATTAAAATAGATTATGCTTTAACCAATATTGGTAGTGTTGGTAATGCTTTATATTCAAATATTTTTTCAATTACAATAGATTATAGTTTTTTTAGACCTTAG
- a CDS encoding DUF4105 domain-containing protein: protein MNKKFFFLLFLLSIYSPLKAQIQLSKSADVSIVTAGPGEELYEAFGHSAIRIKDPVLNLDLIYNYGMFDFNQPNFYTNFAKGNMIYSLARYDFKYFIASYRRDSRWLKEQILNLNQQEKQAYFTFLENNALPQNSNYRYDPYFDNCATKLRDITKNVLGDKVFFNENAIEKGLTFRELTNHEIPWNSWGTFGLNLIAGTKLDEQATFEQYMYLPDYVYSSFKNATLFIKNQPRELVKQEVVLLSFKEKEAKTSIFNPFLIFSLMALLGIYITYKDLKNDKRTKSFDFILFFVTGLIGCILVFLWFFSTHSTAPNNFNLLWTFAPNLIVAFLLLKSDQKKWMQKYLFILLSFLLIIPILWIIKIQVFPITIIPLLILLFVRYFYLSKKLLTFKV from the coding sequence ATGAACAAAAAATTCTTTTTTTTATTATTTCTTCTTTCAATATATTCTCCTTTAAAGGCACAAATTCAACTCTCTAAATCTGCAGACGTAAGTATTGTTACCGCAGGACCAGGAGAAGAATTATACGAAGCTTTTGGACATTCTGCCATAAGAATTAAAGACCCTGTTTTAAATTTAGATTTAATTTACAACTACGGAATGTTTGATTTTAATCAGCCTAATTTTTATACAAATTTTGCTAAAGGAAACATGATTTACAGTTTAGCTCGTTATGATTTTAAATACTTTATAGCTAGTTACAGAAGAGATAGCCGTTGGTTAAAAGAGCAAATTTTAAATTTAAATCAACAAGAAAAACAAGCCTATTTTACTTTTTTAGAAAATAATGCATTACCACAAAACAGCAATTATAGATACGACCCCTATTTTGATAATTGTGCCACAAAATTAAGAGATATTACAAAAAATGTTTTAGGAGATAAAGTATTTTTTAATGAAAATGCTATAGAAAAAGGTTTAACCTTTAGAGAATTAACCAATCATGAAATCCCTTGGAATTCTTGGGGTACTTTTGGTTTAAATTTAATTGCAGGCACAAAATTAGATGAACAAGCAACTTTTGAACAATATATGTATTTACCAGATTATGTATATAGTTCTTTTAAGAATGCAACCCTTTTTATTAAAAATCAACCTAGAGAATTAGTAAAGCAAGAAGTTGTACTTTTAAGTTTTAAAGAAAAAGAAGCAAAAACGTCTATTTTTAATCCCTTTTTAATATTTAGTCTTATGGCTCTTTTAGGTATTTATATTACTTATAAAGACCTTAAAAATGATAAAAGAACCAAATCATTCGATTTTATTTTATTCTTTGTAACCGGATTAATTGGTTGTATTCTTGTTTTTCTTTGGTTTTTCTCAACACATTCTACCGCACCAAATAACTTTAATTTATTATGGACTTTTGCTCCTAATTTAATTGTTGCTTTTCTATTGTTAAAATCAGATCAAAAAAAATGGATGCAGAAATATTTATTTATATTACTCTCCTTTTTATTAATAATTCCTATTCTATGGATTATTAAAATTCAGGTTTTTCCAATAACAATAATCCCCTTATTAATCTTACTATTTGTTAGGTATTTCTATTTATCAAAAAAATTATTGACCTTTAAAGTATAA
- a CDS encoding exopolysaccharide biosynthesis polyprenyl glycosylphosphotransferase produces MTKKISYFNLSERIIFLRIIDIIILISSLYLSSSFINFNYINFKSSAILNWLLLLVFYYLIFGQIFQIYNLNVSNNKYLVVKATVLTAFSTTILYVFTPYFSPELPANRLQIVYFFLLTFIPILLWRFIYMSVIFSPKYFKSVIFVGCSERIKKLLTQVHNDAIHDVSAYLSDKEVQGIKGYNDITKTTISSIVAENHITEVIVSKRDLSKEVVEAINKELILLFEQGVNIISYETFYENVNVRIPREYLNHDFYRHLNFSENNTNNFYLFGLRLVDIFISIIGIIIFLCFLPIVVLGNLFANRGPLFYTQLRVGENGKHFRIFKLRSMIKNAEVGGAVWAKKNDARITSFGKFLRRTRLDEMPQFINIIKGDMSLIGPRPERPEFVKDLEDKIPFYAIRHVIRPGLTGWAQVNYPYANTIEEQETKLRYDLYYIKERSAFLDFKIFIKTFTTVLYFKGQ; encoded by the coding sequence TTGACAAAAAAGATATCCTACTTTAATTTATCAGAAAGAATCATTTTTTTAAGAATTATAGACATCATTATTCTTATTTCTAGTCTGTATTTATCATCATCATTTATTAATTTTAATTACATTAATTTTAAAAGCAGTGCCATTTTAAATTGGTTACTGTTATTGGTTTTTTATTATTTAATTTTTGGTCAAATTTTTCAAATTTACAATTTAAATGTATCTAACAATAAGTATTTAGTTGTTAAAGCAACTGTTCTTACCGCTTTTTCAACAACAATTTTATATGTTTTTACGCCTTATTTTTCGCCAGAATTACCCGCCAATAGGCTTCAAATAGTCTACTTTTTTCTACTTACGTTTATACCTATTTTACTTTGGAGGTTTATATATATGTCTGTAATATTCTCACCAAAGTATTTTAAATCTGTAATTTTTGTAGGCTGTTCAGAAAGAATTAAAAAACTACTTACGCAAGTACACAATGATGCTATTCATGATGTTTCTGCGTATTTATCAGATAAAGAAGTACAAGGTATAAAAGGTTATAATGATATTACAAAAACTACAATATCTTCTATTGTTGCAGAAAACCATATTACGGAAGTTATTGTTTCTAAAAGGGACCTATCTAAAGAGGTTGTAGAGGCAATTAACAAAGAACTCATTTTGTTATTTGAACAAGGTGTAAATATAATTAGTTACGAAACTTTTTATGAAAATGTAAATGTTAGAATACCAAGAGAGTATTTAAATCATGATTTTTATAGACATCTTAATTTTAGTGAAAATAATACCAATAACTTTTACCTTTTTGGTTTAAGGTTAGTAGATATATTTATTTCTATTATAGGTATAATAATATTTTTGTGTTTTCTACCAATTGTTGTTTTAGGGAACCTTTTTGCTAATAGAGGTCCTTTATTTTATACGCAATTAAGAGTAGGTGAGAACGGTAAGCATTTTAGGATTTTTAAGTTGAGGTCTATGATAAAGAATGCAGAGGTAGGTGGTGCAGTTTGGGCTAAGAAAAATGATGCAAGAATTACTTCTTTTGGTAAGTTTTTAAGACGTACTAGATTAGATGAAATGCCTCAGTTTATTAATATTATAAAAGGAGATATGAGTTTAATTGGACCAAGACCAGAAAGACCAGAATTTGTAAAAGACCTAGAAGATAAAATACCTTTTTATGCAATTAGGCACGTTATTAGACCAGGGTTAACAGGATGGGCTCAAGTAAATTATCCGTATGCAAATACAATAGAAGAACAAGAAACAAAACTACGCTACGATCTTTATTATATAAAAGAAAGAAGTGCTTTTTTAGACTTTAAAATTTTTATAAAAACGTTTACTACAGTTTTATACTTTAAAGGTCAATAA
- a CDS encoding glycosyltransferase family 4 protein — MSKNIVIISNYYPPEMGAAANRIKNLAEGLKNKGNKVTVICPLPNYPKGKIFEKYSRKFFVKENIEEITVKRYWIFPSKSKNAIVRLFSMLSFAWSFWFSIFSLVRKKPDVFIIQSPPLLVALSGLLLSKVLGCKNILNVSDIWPLSALELEVIKKGFFYSFLEKIEKTNYKLADKIIGQSEEIITHIKAVITKEFLVYRNVPVYREYDVKEKSRGNLKIVYAGLLGYAQGILKICDEINFKELGVELHIYGAGMEENEIKEFAANADNNVFFYGVRTASEIKDEIRKYDIGFVPLKNKIYGAVPSKIFELMQLGIPILYVGSGEAVELIKNQKLGVFSDPNDVKRLKANISFFKEMNNSDYIMYSKNNINAHLNEFNLELQMEKFQNFI, encoded by the coding sequence GTGAGTAAAAATATTGTAATTATATCTAATTATTATCCGCCAGAAATGGGGGCAGCAGCTAATCGCATAAAAAACTTAGCAGAAGGCTTAAAAAACAAAGGAAATAAGGTTACTGTTATTTGTCCGTTACCTAATTATCCTAAAGGAAAAATTTTTGAAAAATATAGCAGAAAGTTTTTTGTAAAAGAAAATATTGAAGAAATTACTGTAAAAAGATATTGGATTTTTCCTTCTAAATCTAAAAATGCCATTGTACGTTTATTTAGTATGTTATCGTTTGCTTGGTCTTTTTGGTTTTCTATTTTTAGCTTAGTAAGAAAAAAACCAGATGTTTTTATTATTCAATCTCCACCTTTACTGGTTGCGTTATCTGGTTTGCTTTTAAGTAAGGTGTTAGGTTGTAAAAATATTTTAAATGTTTCTGATATTTGGCCTTTATCTGCTTTAGAGTTAGAAGTGATAAAAAAAGGATTCTTTTATAGCTTCTTAGAAAAGATTGAAAAAACCAATTATAAATTGGCAGATAAAATAATAGGGCAATCAGAAGAGATTATAACCCATATAAAAGCCGTTATTACAAAAGAATTTTTGGTTTATAGAAATGTGCCCGTTTATAGAGAATATGACGTAAAAGAAAAAAGTAGAGGTAATTTAAAAATTGTATATGCCGGTTTATTAGGATACGCACAAGGAATTCTAAAAATTTGTGATGAAATAAATTTTAAAGAACTAGGGGTAGAGTTGCATATTTATGGAGCAGGTATGGAAGAAAATGAAATTAAAGAATTTGCAGCAAATGCAGATAATAATGTTTTTTTCTATGGTGTAAGAACAGCATCAGAAATTAAAGATGAAATAAGAAAATATGATATTGGTTTTGTGCCTCTTAAAAATAAAATATACGGAGCTGTACCTTCTAAAATATTCGAATTAATGCAATTAGGAATTCCTATTTTGTATGTTGGTTCTGGTGAAGCTGTAGAGTTGATAAAAAATCAAAAATTAGGTGTATTTTCAGATCCTAATGATGTTAAAAGGTTAAAAGCAAACATTTCATTTTTTAAAGAAATGAATAATAGTGATTATATTATGTATTCTAAGAATAACATTAATGCTCATTTAAACGAATTTAACTTAGAACTACAAATGGAAAAGTTTCAAAATTTTATATAA
- a CDS encoding AMP-binding protein, which produces MIYNKLIENIFLPIGDFINKSSYLKQLKYWRKLDTFTEIELENLQKKNLKNILEHTVNTVSKYSSIQLEGKDPYGWLNSFPILTKDDIRGNSDSLLSNKVNKANLISYSSSGSSGIQSTVFMDKKEQSIIRAILSHWWEWSGYRIGSSVVQTGMSPNRGLLKSIKDGLFKTKYITAFSLTDTQLENLFKELHNTKNYYLAGYASSLNIIAEYALAHNYKVHFKAAISFGDKMFNHYKKNIENAFKTKVYDTYGCNEGFLIAAQKDLEYKYIMSPHVYLEILDDNNKPLPDGELGHVVVTRLDGYSMPLIRYKIGDLAMKLPKEKYPKNREFNYPLLEKIIGRDTDVVLLSDNKKLTVHSFTGIFEYVTEIKQFKVIQEKQGEILIEYIKDKGFNKDVLLRVTKELQKYILDNEFKIFYKEVDFIAAAKSGKPQIVESKLLKK; this is translated from the coding sequence ATGATTTATAATAAATTAATTGAAAATATTTTTTTACCTATTGGAGATTTTATAAATAAATCATCCTATTTAAAACAATTAAAATATTGGAGAAAGTTAGATACTTTCACTGAAATTGAATTAGAAAATCTTCAAAAAAAGAATTTAAAAAATATTTTAGAGCACACCGTAAATACCGTTTCTAAGTACAGTTCTATTCAATTAGAAGGGAAAGATCCTTATGGTTGGTTAAATAGTTTCCCTATTTTAACAAAAGATGATATTAGGGGGAATTCCGACAGTTTACTTTCTAATAAAGTAAATAAAGCTAATTTAATATCTTATTCTAGTAGTGGTTCTTCTGGTATACAAAGTACTGTTTTTATGGATAAAAAAGAACAGTCTATTATTAGAGCTATTTTATCTCATTGGTGGGAGTGGAGTGGTTATAGAATTGGTAGTTCTGTAGTACAAACCGGAATGTCTCCCAACAGAGGTCTTTTAAAATCGATAAAAGATGGTTTGTTTAAAACAAAGTATATAACCGCTTTTTCATTAACCGATACACAGTTAGAAAACCTCTTTAAAGAGTTACATAATACTAAAAATTATTATTTAGCAGGTTATGCTTCTTCTCTTAATATTATTGCAGAATATGCTTTAGCACACAATTACAAGGTACATTTTAAGGCTGCCATTAGTTTTGGTGATAAAATGTTTAATCACTATAAAAAAAATATAGAAAATGCTTTTAAAACCAAAGTATATGATACTTATGGTTGTAATGAAGGTTTTCTAATAGCGGCGCAAAAAGATTTAGAATATAAGTACATTATGTCTCCACATGTGTATTTAGAAATTTTAGATGATAATAATAAACCATTACCAGACGGAGAATTAGGGCATGTAGTTGTTACAAGATTAGATGGGTATTCGATGCCATTAATTCGTTATAAAATTGGAGATTTAGCTATGAAACTACCTAAAGAAAAATATCCGAAGAATAGAGAATTTAATTATCCTCTTTTAGAAAAAATTATTGGTAGAGATACAGATGTTGTTCTTTTGTCTGATAATAAAAAGCTTACCGTACATTCTTTTACCGGAATTTTTGAGTATGTTACAGAAATAAAACAATTTAAAGTAATTCAAGAAAAACAAGGTGAAATACTTATTGAATATATTAAAGATAAAGGATTTAATAAAGATGTTTTATTACGTGTTACAAAAGAATTACAAAAATATATTTTAGATAATGAGTTTAAAATTTTTTATAAAGAAGTAGATTTTATTGCTGCTGCAAAATCAGGAAAACCACAAATAGTAGAGTCTAAGCTTTTAAAAAAATAG
- a CDS encoding glycosyltransferase family 4 protein, with the protein MTNKRILYIGNNLSKKSKYKTSIAILSELLEKERFQLTVVSNKPNKLIRLLDMMYKTILLRNKVDFVLIDTFSTLNFYYAYIIALICKFFSLKYIPILRGGDLPKRLLNNPVLSKTIFSNAYKNVAPSNYLKTAFKKENFNSEFIANTIPLSDYLYVERTNIKPKLLWVRSFKHLYNPTLAIKVLLELKKEYPEATLCMVGPFLDGSYQQTVSLAQKYNLEDSVEFTGVLTKEDWHKKAKEYDIFINTTNFDNTPISVIEAMALGLTIVSTNVGGMPYLIDNKVDGLLVDKENVGQMTKAIIDVIEGKYATLSKKAREKAETFDWEIIKYKWFKILK; encoded by the coding sequence ATGACAAATAAAAGAATTCTTTATATAGGTAATAATCTTTCAAAAAAATCTAAATATAAAACTTCTATAGCTATTCTTTCAGAACTTTTAGAAAAAGAACGTTTTCAATTAACAGTAGTATCTAACAAACCCAATAAATTAATTAGGTTGTTAGATATGATGTATAAGACTATATTATTAAGAAATAAGGTAGACTTTGTATTAATAGATACATTTAGCACACTAAATTTTTATTATGCTTATATAATAGCTTTAATATGTAAGTTTTTCTCTTTAAAATATATTCCTATTTTAAGAGGAGGAGATTTACCAAAAAGACTACTTAATAATCCAGTATTATCAAAAACTATTTTTAGTAACGCTTATAAAAATGTAGCTCCTTCAAATTATTTAAAAACAGCATTTAAAAAAGAAAACTTTAATTCAGAGTTTATAGCTAATACGATTCCTTTAAGTGATTATCTGTATGTAGAAAGAACTAACATAAAACCTAAATTATTATGGGTAAGATCTTTTAAACATCTGTACAATCCTACCTTAGCAATTAAGGTACTTTTAGAGTTAAAAAAAGAGTATCCAGAAGCTACTTTATGTATGGTTGGTCCGTTTTTAGATGGTTCATATCAGCAGACTGTAAGTTTAGCTCAAAAATATAATTTAGAAGATTCTGTTGAGTTTACAGGTGTTTTAACAAAAGAAGATTGGCATAAAAAAGCAAAAGAATATGATATTTTTATAAATACAACTAATTTTGATAATACACCTATAAGTGTAATTGAAGCGATGGCTTTAGGTTTAACTATTGTTAGTACCAATGTAGGCGGAATGCCATATTTAATTGATAATAAGGTAGATGGTTTGTTAGTAGATAAAGAGAATGTAGGTCAGATGACAAAGGCTATTATTGATGTTATTGAAGGTAAATACGCTACATTATCAAAAAAAGCAAGAGAAAAAGCAGAAACATTCGATTGGGAAATTATAAAGTATAAATGGTTTAAAATTTTAAAATGA
- a CDS encoding O-antigen ligase family protein, with amino-acid sequence MIQKILNNKLLFIFIHILFGYLGTFSFFPKAFGLVCLIVPIILIISTNNRNEESFLFAAYIVGAEIFVRMIGGFFLYETGKYGVVLFLALGIFMGPFKQKFSIHYLFYILLLLLGIVFTQVPEGESLRTNIVFNLSGPIVLGFSALYFYLRPISKQKLMDGLFFMLLPLFSMVTFLFFRTPDLKEIVFGTAAMFETTGGFGPNQVATAVGLGMVILTIFIFSKEKLTGYLYLDAFFLIYFTYRGLLTFSRGGIFTAVIALIFFSFFFILYKKMSMQVIFKYLLILVFFIVGIWVYTSNITGGMLDNRYTGKNAAGKQKEDITTGRGDLLFFQFTSFFEHPLGIGVGNGKYERMKSNQRITAASHNEVGRLVEEHGLIGFVLLLLLLIMPLINFFKSNNLQKAFIITFYLMWFLTINHSAMRVALPGFIYALSLIRITHIENGLIDDK; translated from the coding sequence TTGATTCAAAAAATATTAAATAACAAGTTATTATTCATATTTATTCATATACTATTTGGGTATTTAGGCACGTTTTCATTTTTTCCTAAAGCTTTTGGGTTGGTTTGTCTTATTGTACCTATTATTTTAATAATAAGTACAAATAATAGAAATGAAGAATCTTTTTTATTTGCTGCTTATATTGTAGGTGCAGAGATATTTGTACGGATGATTGGTGGTTTCTTTTTATATGAAACAGGTAAATATGGTGTTGTATTATTTTTAGCACTAGGTATTTTTATGGGACCGTTTAAGCAAAAATTTTCAATTCATTATCTTTTTTATATTTTATTGTTATTGTTAGGTATTGTTTTTACGCAAGTGCCAGAAGGAGAATCTTTAAGAACTAATATTGTTTTTAATTTAAGTGGACCTATTGTTTTAGGGTTTTCTGCATTATATTTTTACCTAAGACCTATTAGCAAGCAAAAATTAATGGACGGTTTGTTTTTTATGTTATTGCCCTTATTTTCAATGGTTACTTTTTTGTTTTTTAGAACTCCAGATTTAAAAGAAATTGTGTTTGGTACTGCAGCAATGTTTGAAACCACAGGAGGCTTTGGACCTAATCAAGTTGCTACAGCCGTTGGTCTTGGTATGGTAATTTTAACCATCTTTATTTTCTCTAAAGAAAAACTAACAGGTTATCTGTATTTAGATGCTTTTTTTCTAATTTATTTTACATACAGGGGGTTATTAACTTTTTCTAGAGGAGGTATTTTTACGGCGGTTATTGCATTAATCTTTTTTTCATTTTTTTTCATTTTATATAAAAAAATGAGCATGCAAGTTATTTTTAAGTACCTGCTAATTCTAGTTTTTTTTATTGTTGGTATTTGGGTTTATACTTCAAATATTACAGGGGGTATGTTAGATAATAGATATACAGGTAAAAATGCTGCAGGAAAACAAAAGGAAGATATAACTACAGGTAGAGGAGATCTATTATTTTTTCAATTTACAAGTTTCTTTGAGCACCCTTTGGGAATTGGTGTTGGTAATGGTAAATATGAACGAATGAAATCTAATCAAAGAATTACGGCAGCGTCTCATAATGAGGTAGGTAGGTTGGTGGAAGAGCATGGTTTAATTGGTTTTGTACTATTACTTTTGCTGTTAATTATGCCTCTCATTAATTTTTTTAAGAGCAATAACCTGCAAAAAGCATTTATCATTACATTTTATTTAATGTGGTTTTTAACGATAAATCACTCAGCAATGCGAGTAGCCTTACCTGGTTTTATTTATGCTTTAAGTTTGATAAGAATTACACACATAGAAAACGGTTTAATAGATGACAAATAA
- a CDS encoding glycosyltransferase: MHKIGVVQLIDSLDAGGAEVLAVNIANALCNKGINAHLCATRKEGVLKTNLKENIGFLFLERKKSIDFSAIIRFKKYLKKNNIGIIHAHTTSYFFAVCVKLIYPKVKIFWHNHTGNYIKLKGFKFFIIKNISVFFDAIINVNEELNTWAIKRLKHKKSVKLDNFPQFINKSSTTKLFGKENKRIVILASLREVKNHVSLLKAFKLIHKKHPDWTLHIIGKDFKDKYSKKLNKFILEKELDKNVFFYGLCLDIEYILKQATIGVLSSKSEGLPISLLEYGLAKLPVVVTNVGECSKVIMNGESGIVVESENSLVLEKALEELINSEEKRKAYGGQHYKNVNKNYSQESFINQLVKIYTQ; the protein is encoded by the coding sequence ATGCATAAAATAGGAGTTGTACAGCTTATAGATTCTTTAGATGCAGGTGGGGCAGAAGTGTTAGCGGTTAATATTGCTAATGCCCTTTGCAATAAAGGTATTAATGCTCATTTATGTGCAACAAGAAAAGAGGGAGTTTTAAAAACTAATTTAAAAGAAAATATAGGTTTCTTGTTTTTAGAAAGAAAAAAAAGTATCGATTTTTCTGCAATTATTAGATTTAAGAAGTATTTAAAGAAAAACAATATTGGTATTATTCATGCTCATACAACATCTTATTTTTTTGCCGTTTGCGTAAAATTGATCTACCCAAAAGTAAAGATATTTTGGCATAACCACACAGGGAATTATATTAAATTAAAAGGGTTTAAATTTTTTATAATTAAAAATATAAGTGTTTTTTTTGATGCAATTATTAATGTAAATGAAGAGCTTAATACCTGGGCTATAAAAAGACTAAAACATAAAAAATCAGTAAAATTAGATAATTTTCCACAATTTATTAATAAAAGTAGTACAACTAAATTATTTGGAAAAGAAAATAAAAGAATTGTAATTTTGGCTTCTTTAAGAGAGGTAAAGAATCATGTAAGTCTTTTAAAGGCATTTAAATTAATACATAAAAAACACCCTGATTGGACTTTACACATAATTGGAAAAGATTTTAAAGATAAATATTCTAAGAAATTAAATAAATTTATTTTAGAAAAAGAATTAGATAAAAACGTGTTTTTTTATGGCTTATGTTTAGATATAGAATACATACTTAAACAAGCTACAATTGGAGTATTATCATCTAAATCAGAGGGGTTACCTATTTCTTTATTAGAATACGGATTAGCTAAATTACCTGTTGTAGTTACAAATGTTGGGGAGTGTAGCAAGGTGATAATGAATGGTGAATCTGGTATTGTTGTAGAGAGTGAAAATAGTTTAGTATTAGAAAAAGCTTTAGAAGAGTTGATTAATTCAGAAGAAAAGAGAAAAGCTTATGGAGGGCAACATTATAAAAATGTAAATAAAAATTACTCTCAAGAAAGTTTTATAAATCAATTAGTAAAAATTTATACACAATAA
- a CDS encoding glycosyltransferase has product MKFAIITHTKHKSKNQRFYAYEPYVREMNLWLQNVSETRIVAPVSRDETSAIEVAYKADNITVKNIPAFNMLSLKTKFFSIFKMPLILFQIAKTCLWADHIHLRCPGNVGLLGCFVQVLFPFTPKTVKYAGNWDPKSKQPVSYRIQKWIISNTFLTRNCKVLVYGEWKNQSKNIVPFFTASYSNNEIREIPEKGFSSKINFIFVGAFTKGKQPMLSVKVVENLLSKNINVQLDMYGNGLEFMQVQNYVKLHKLEENIILHGNQTKEVVKKGFQKAHFLIFISKSEGWPKVVAEAMFWRCLPISSKVSCIENMLGFGTRGTIVESNVGENEIVTIVENYISNYNEYQKEALNAKNWSQEYTLEKFSSEIKKTLLNA; this is encoded by the coding sequence ATGAAGTTTGCAATTATAACCCATACGAAGCATAAAAGTAAAAATCAACGGTTTTATGCTTATGAACCTTACGTTCGTGAAATGAATCTTTGGTTGCAAAATGTATCAGAAACTAGAATTGTAGCTCCTGTTTCTAGGGATGAAACTTCTGCAATAGAAGTAGCCTACAAAGCAGATAATATTACAGTAAAAAATATTCCTGCTTTTAATATGTTATCATTAAAAACCAAATTTTTTTCAATATTTAAAATGCCTCTTATTTTGTTTCAAATTGCAAAAACATGTTTATGGGCAGATCATATTCATTTAAGATGCCCTGGTAATGTAGGTTTATTAGGTTGTTTTGTACAGGTTCTTTTTCCATTTACACCTAAAACTGTAAAATATGCTGGCAATTGGGATCCTAAAAGTAAACAACCTGTAAGTTATAGAATTCAAAAATGGATAATTTCAAATACTTTTTTAACAAGAAATTGTAAGGTGTTAGTATATGGAGAATGGAAAAACCAATCAAAAAATATAGTTCCTTTTTTTACAGCGTCTTATAGTAATAATGAAATAAGAGAAATACCTGAAAAAGGTTTTTCATCTAAAATTAACTTTATCTTTGTTGGTGCATTTACAAAAGGGAAACAACCGATGTTAAGTGTTAAAGTTGTAGAAAATCTTTTATCAAAAAACATAAACGTTCAGTTAGATATGTATGGTAATGGATTGGAGTTTATGCAGGTTCAAAATTATGTAAAGTTACATAAGCTCGAAGAAAATATTATTTTACATGGTAATCAAACAAAAGAGGTTGTTAAAAAAGGGTTTCAAAAAGCACATTTTTTAATTTTTATATCAAAATCAGAGGGGTGGCCAAAAGTAGTAGCAGAAGCAATGTTTTGGAGATGTTTACCCATTTCATCTAAAGTTTCTTGTATAGAAAATATGTTAGGTTTTGGTACTAGAGGAACAATAGTAGAAAGTAATGTAGGTGAAAATGAAATTGTTACTATTGTTGAAAATTATATTAGTAATTATAATGAGTATCAAAAAGAAGCTCTAAACGCAAAAAATTGGTCGCAAGAATATACTCTAGAAAAGTTTTCATCAGAAATTAAAAAAACACTTTTAAATGCATAA